Proteins encoded together in one Cellulomonas gilvus ATCC 13127 window:
- the recC gene encoding exodeoxyribonuclease V subunit gamma — MEETADDGERARAAQRTDPRPAGLHVHVAERADALVEALAAELAAPPDDPFAEDLVAVPTRGVERWVAQRLAHRLGVGAAPGAGDGVCAHVRFASPARVVAQVLAGVTGVEREQDPWRAESVVWDVLEILDERAGEPWLATVARHVGAVPGAGSRDGDDDEVRAGRRFHLAQRLAHLLTAYDARRPALVRSWTAGGDDDGTGQPLAPDLAWQPVLWRALVDRLGPPPAVRLEDAAARLVADPGLVDLPPRLHVFGPTALPAGHLRVLSALAHARDVHLWLPQPSLALWSAVGPVVGDVRRRELPAPARHPLLRSMATDATELAARVGALAAHITHVPAPPPRATVLGALQARVRADTPADGARPADDRVPVAPGDRSVQVHACHGRSRQVEVLRDVVVGLLADDPTLEPRDVLVMCPDVEAFAPLVHAVLGPAPDVAGDQDVPDHPGRTLRVRIADRSPARTNPVLAVLETLLGLADSRVTASAVVDLAGAAPVRRRFAFDDDALDRLRAWALESGVHWGEDVGRRARFRLGAVAQGTWSAALDRLLLGVTMAEQDARFVGAVLPIDDVGSSDVALVGRVAEMLDRLAAVLADLTGAHPAAYWCDVLDRALTLLTAVEPAHRWQELEAAQVLTAVRTQSAGRETLLRLPDVVALVRPRLAGRPTRAGFRTGALTVCSMAPMRAVPHRVVVLLGMDDGAFPRAGRRDGDDVLARDPMVGEHDRRQEDRQLFLDAVMAATDHLVVLHTGADERTGARRPPCVPVGELLDAVDDAVTLPGGARGALVVEHPLQPVDPRVFTPGALGRPGPFGFDALDLTAARTAAGPREPAGPLVTEPLPPDDGSAPDHDLDDLIAVLQHPPRAFVVQRLGARLPRDTPQLDDRMPLAPDALTRWGVGDRLLSAALDGADLADVAAAERRRGHLPPRDLGAAALDEIVAQARAILETARPLLAAPHESRDVRIALAGGEVTGTVRGVRGHRLVNVVYSRLAPKHLIATWVQLLALSAGTVPPPAAGPGSAAERVRVALTIGRGAGDAAVSVLRAPEPEHAAELLTDLLAVHDEALQAPVPLLTRTSHAYAAARWERGSTREATQAARRALGSLDDAESGRGGFERVDPYHVLAWGDGFELDDLLGEPTPLDRALRPDEPTRFGALASRVWRALLEHERYEEAP; from the coding sequence GTGGAGGAGACGGCGGACGACGGCGAACGTGCGCGGGCGGCGCAGCGCACCGACCCGCGGCCCGCCGGTCTGCACGTGCACGTCGCCGAACGCGCGGACGCCCTGGTCGAGGCGCTGGCGGCCGAGCTCGCCGCACCGCCCGACGACCCGTTCGCCGAGGACCTCGTCGCGGTGCCGACGCGCGGCGTCGAGCGGTGGGTCGCGCAGCGGCTCGCGCACCGGCTCGGGGTCGGGGCGGCACCCGGCGCGGGCGACGGCGTGTGCGCGCACGTGCGGTTCGCGTCACCCGCGCGCGTGGTGGCCCAGGTGCTCGCGGGCGTCACCGGCGTCGAGCGGGAGCAGGACCCGTGGCGCGCGGAGAGCGTCGTGTGGGACGTGCTGGAGATCCTGGACGAGCGCGCGGGTGAGCCGTGGCTCGCGACCGTGGCCCGGCACGTCGGCGCCGTCCCGGGCGCGGGCTCGCGGGACGGCGACGACGACGAGGTGCGTGCGGGCCGCAGGTTCCACCTGGCGCAGCGCCTGGCCCACCTGCTCACCGCGTACGACGCGCGGCGCCCGGCGCTGGTGCGGTCGTGGACCGCGGGCGGCGACGACGACGGCACGGGTCAGCCACTCGCGCCGGACCTCGCGTGGCAGCCCGTGCTGTGGCGCGCGCTCGTGGACCGGCTCGGGCCGCCACCCGCGGTGCGCCTCGAGGACGCCGCCGCGCGGCTGGTGGCGGACCCGGGCCTGGTGGACCTGCCGCCGCGGCTGCACGTGTTCGGCCCCACCGCGCTGCCGGCCGGGCACCTGCGCGTCCTGTCCGCGCTCGCGCACGCGCGCGACGTGCACCTGTGGCTGCCGCAGCCGTCGCTCGCGCTGTGGTCGGCGGTCGGGCCGGTCGTCGGTGACGTCCGTCGCCGGGAGCTCCCGGCGCCCGCGCGCCACCCGCTGCTGCGCTCGATGGCCACCGACGCGACCGAGCTCGCCGCCCGGGTGGGCGCGCTCGCGGCCCACATCACGCACGTCCCCGCCCCGCCGCCGCGCGCGACCGTGCTCGGTGCGCTGCAGGCGCGCGTGCGCGCCGACACCCCGGCCGACGGTGCGCGCCCCGCCGACGACCGCGTCCCCGTCGCACCGGGCGACCGGTCCGTCCAGGTGCACGCGTGCCACGGCCGCTCGCGGCAGGTCGAGGTGCTCCGGGACGTCGTGGTCGGTCTGCTCGCCGACGACCCGACGCTCGAGCCGCGCGACGTGCTGGTGATGTGCCCGGACGTGGAGGCGTTCGCACCGCTGGTCCACGCCGTCCTCGGGCCCGCGCCCGACGTCGCAGGCGACCAGGACGTGCCGGACCATCCGGGTCGCACGCTCCGCGTGCGGATCGCGGACCGCTCCCCCGCGCGCACGAACCCCGTGCTCGCGGTGCTCGAGACGCTGCTGGGCCTGGCCGACTCGCGCGTGACGGCGTCGGCCGTGGTGGACCTGGCGGGCGCGGCTCCCGTGCGCCGCCGCTTCGCGTTCGACGACGACGCGCTCGACCGGCTGCGTGCGTGGGCGCTCGAGTCGGGCGTGCATTGGGGTGAGGACGTCGGACGCCGCGCACGGTTCCGCCTGGGCGCAGTCGCGCAGGGCACGTGGTCGGCGGCGCTCGACCGGCTGCTGCTCGGCGTGACGATGGCGGAGCAGGACGCGCGGTTCGTGGGTGCCGTGCTCCCGATCGACGACGTCGGGTCCTCGGACGTCGCGCTGGTCGGACGCGTGGCCGAGATGCTGGACCGCCTGGCCGCGGTGCTCGCGGACCTGACGGGCGCGCATCCCGCGGCGTACTGGTGCGATGTGCTGGACCGCGCGCTGACGCTGCTCACCGCGGTCGAGCCCGCCCACCGCTGGCAGGAGCTCGAGGCGGCGCAGGTGCTGACCGCCGTCCGGACGCAGAGCGCGGGTCGCGAGACGCTGCTGCGGCTGCCCGATGTCGTGGCGCTCGTGCGACCCCGGCTCGCGGGCCGGCCCACGCGTGCGGGGTTCCGCACGGGTGCGCTCACGGTGTGCTCGATGGCTCCCATGCGTGCCGTGCCGCACCGCGTCGTCGTGCTCCTGGGCATGGACGACGGCGCGTTCCCGCGCGCCGGGCGCCGTGACGGCGACGACGTGCTGGCGCGCGACCCGATGGTCGGCGAGCACGACCGGCGCCAGGAGGACCGGCAGCTGTTCCTCGACGCGGTCATGGCCGCGACCGACCACCTGGTGGTGCTGCACACGGGCGCGGACGAGCGCACGGGCGCACGCCGTCCGCCGTGCGTGCCGGTCGGCGAGCTGCTCGATGCGGTCGACGACGCGGTCACGCTGCCCGGCGGGGCGCGCGGCGCCCTCGTGGTCGAGCACCCGCTGCAACCCGTGGACCCGCGGGTGTTCACCCCCGGCGCACTGGGCCGGCCCGGGCCGTTCGGCTTCGACGCGCTCGACCTCACGGCGGCCCGCACCGCGGCAGGCCCACGCGAACCCGCCGGGCCGCTCGTCACCGAGCCGCTCCCGCCCGACGACGGCTCCGCGCCCGACCACGACCTCGACGACCTGATCGCCGTGCTCCAGCACCCTCCGCGGGCGTTCGTCGTGCAGCGCCTGGGTGCGCGGCTCCCCCGGGACACGCCCCAGCTCGACGACCGCATGCCGTTGGCGCCGGACGCCCTGACGCGCTGGGGCGTGGGCGACCGCCTGCTCAGCGCGGCGCTCGACGGTGCGGACCTCGCGGACGTGGCCGCGGCCGAACGACGCCGCGGGCACCTGCCGCCGCGTGACCTGGGCGCCGCGGCGCTCGACGAGATCGTCGCGCAGGCGCGCGCGATCCTCGAGACCGCACGCCCGCTGCTCGCGGCCCCGCACGAGTCCCGCGACGTGCGGATCGCGCTGGCCGGCGGCGAGGTGACGGGCACCGTGCGGGGCGTGCGGGGTCACCGGCTGGTCAACGTCGTGTACTCGCGGCTCGCCCCGAAGCACCTGATCGCGACGTGGGTCCAGCTGCTGGCGCTCTCGGCCGGCACGGTGCCGCCACCCGCGGCCGGGCCGGGGAGCGCCGCGGAACGGGTCCGCGTGGCCCTGACGATCGGCCGAGGGGCCGGCGACGCCGCCGTGAGCGTGCTGCGGGCACCCGAGCCCGAGCACGCCGCTGAGCTGCTCACCGACCTGCTCGCGGTCCACGACGAGGCGCTGCAGGCCCCGGTCCCGCTGCTCACCCGCACCAGCCACGCGTACGCGGCCGCACGCTGGGAGCGCGGTTCGACGCGCGAGGCCACCCAGGCCGCGCGCCGCGCGCTGGGCTCGCTCGACGACGCGGAGAGCGGCCGCGGCGGGTTCGAGCGGGTCGACCCGTATCACGTCCTGGCCTGGGGCGACGGCTTCGAGCTCGACGACCTCCTCG
- a CDS encoding S-ribosylhomocysteine lyase, protein MPEHMNVESFNLDHRTVAAPYVRLADAKQLPAGDVIEKYDVRFTQPNVAHLEMPTVHSLEHLFAEHSRNHSDQVIDFSPMGCQTGFYLTLAGQWDYDDVLALVEATLRDVLAADAVPAANEVQCGWGANHTLEGAQDAARTFLAARDEWSTVTA, encoded by the coding sequence ATGCCGGAGCACATGAACGTCGAGTCCTTCAACCTCGACCACCGCACGGTCGCGGCACCGTACGTGCGCCTCGCGGACGCCAAGCAGCTGCCCGCGGGCGACGTCATCGAGAAGTACGACGTGCGCTTCACGCAGCCGAACGTGGCGCACCTGGAGATGCCGACCGTGCACTCGCTCGAGCACCTGTTCGCGGAGCACTCGCGCAACCACAGCGACCAGGTGATCGACTTCTCCCCCATGGGGTGCCAGACGGGCTTCTACCTCACGCTCGCCGGGCAGTGGGACTACGACGACGTGCTGGCGCTGGTCGAGGCCACGCTGCGGGACGTGCTCGCGGCCGATGCGGTCCCCGCCGCGAACGAGGTCCAGTGCGGCTGGGGTGCGAACCACACGCTCGAGGGTGCCCAGGACGCGGCGCGCACGTTCCTCGCGGCACGTGACGAGTGGTCCACGGTGACGGCGTGA
- the mtnN gene encoding 5'-methylthioadenosine/S-adenosylhomocysteine nucleosidase, whose translation MTDASTTAADGSGRVDAVVVVAMDVEAEPFVALAESAGAARDVAGATWRRLRLAGRDVLLVRSGVGLVNAASSAALALAVHPPTVLVSAGSAGGLGVGVRVGDVVVGTEHVYTGADARAFGYALGQVPGMPATYAGDPTLHADALAAAAALGPWAGAPHDVRVLPGAIVAGDVFVDAERVGPVREAFPAALATDMETTALAQTAFRAGVPFLSVRGISDLCSPMEAGEFATHVDDAADRSAAVVAALLASARLLA comes from the coding sequence GTGACGGACGCGAGCACGACCGCCGCGGACGGCTCCGGACGCGTGGACGCGGTCGTCGTCGTCGCGATGGACGTCGAGGCCGAGCCGTTCGTCGCGCTGGCCGAGTCCGCCGGTGCCGCGCGCGACGTCGCCGGCGCGACGTGGCGCCGGCTGCGGCTCGCCGGACGCGACGTGCTGCTGGTGCGCTCGGGCGTCGGCCTGGTCAACGCCGCGTCGTCCGCGGCGCTCGCGCTCGCGGTGCACCCGCCCACGGTCCTCGTCAGCGCGGGGAGTGCGGGCGGTCTGGGTGTGGGCGTGCGCGTCGGGGACGTGGTGGTCGGCACAGAGCACGTCTACACCGGCGCGGACGCCCGCGCGTTCGGCTACGCGCTCGGTCAGGTGCCGGGCATGCCCGCGACCTACGCGGGCGACCCCACCCTGCACGCCGACGCGCTGGCCGCCGCTGCCGCGCTCGGTCCCTGGGCCGGCGCACCGCACGACGTGCGGGTGCTGCCCGGTGCGATCGTCGCGGGCGACGTGTTCGTCGACGCCGAGCGCGTGGGTCCCGTCCGTGAGGCGTTCCCTGCCGCGCTCGCGACGGACATGGAGACCACGGCGCTCGCGCAGACCGCGTTCCGCGCGGGGGTGCCGTTCCTGTCCGTGCGCGGCATCAGCGACCTGTGCAGCCCGATGGAGGCCGGCGAGTTCGCGACGCACGTGGACGACGCGGCGGACAGGTCCGCCGCGGTGGTCGCCGCGCTGCTCGCGTCGGCCCGTCTGCTGGCCTGA
- a CDS encoding DUF7937 domain-containing protein, which yields MSTSDEGTNPPVEHAPPDPAPAPGPDAAYAQAPYPPAQQPQAPYPPAQPPQAQYPQGPYPQAQYPQGAYPQPGYAQAPAPGAQPSAAATAPRPPSPFQGVPVRDYVTDVVALLLLAVALGHGWDLQHSATGRIEVVLVSIVSMLSLGLFYLARAGALPHTWSNTTVMTVRALANVPFALLVGIYALLDVVFAFDGDAVEGTGGLGPAVALGFAGALLAASPRAAEVGTAHTADQLGRWVRTALLGVVGGAAVLQLLGLVSILVDSDGTLGQDRGWAALLASIASTLLVAVMAAGPALGTALRRSLEWRWVLVAFAGTAVFLFVFFGPINRESAGSDFHAALSVGSGTAALVLLPAAGVLALTAVTRRFLAAPAPDAPEREWFGVASLGWLALAVVAGGYAVVQTFRLIGVQPYLDYTGDSIVWVVVMVILLAIAAVGSVVARTMFVGNPASARATALGITGVVAAFGLTAVILTASHHDSWWPVGFELLLIAFGLPALIATALLAPASVRSWFTAHAVPRAPRPAWQGEAQQQAGYPQQGYPQQGYPQQQGYPQAAPAPVAPAPVAPEHAAAQPVAPAPDAAPVDILTKHQAPAPAEQAPAPVEQAPAPAPAPVEQAPAPAPAPVEQAPAPAHPFTAEQAQDPATSLDVLAAIAAQAPELRVHLASNPSTYPDLVEWLGRLGDPEIDAALARRR from the coding sequence ATGAGCACGTCTGACGAGGGCACGAACCCGCCGGTGGAGCACGCACCGCCGGACCCCGCCCCGGCACCGGGTCCGGATGCGGCGTACGCGCAGGCCCCGTACCCGCCGGCCCAGCAGCCCCAAGCCCCGTACCCGCCGGCACAGCCGCCCCAGGCCCAGTACCCGCAGGGCCCGTATCCCCAGGCCCAGTACCCGCAGGGCGCCTACCCGCAGCCCGGGTACGCCCAGGCGCCCGCGCCCGGTGCGCAGCCGTCCGCGGCCGCCACGGCGCCCCGGCCGCCGAGCCCGTTCCAGGGGGTCCCCGTGCGGGACTACGTCACCGACGTCGTCGCGCTGCTGCTGCTCGCGGTCGCCCTCGGTCACGGGTGGGACCTGCAGCACTCCGCGACCGGGCGGATCGAGGTCGTGCTCGTCTCGATCGTGTCGATGCTGTCGCTCGGGCTGTTCTACCTCGCGCGCGCCGGTGCGCTGCCGCACACGTGGAGCAACACGACCGTGATGACCGTGCGCGCGCTGGCCAACGTGCCGTTCGCGCTGCTCGTCGGCATCTACGCGCTGCTCGACGTCGTGTTCGCGTTCGACGGCGACGCGGTCGAGGGCACCGGTGGTCTCGGGCCGGCCGTCGCGCTCGGCTTCGCCGGGGCGCTGCTCGCGGCCTCGCCGCGCGCTGCCGAGGTCGGCACCGCGCACACCGCCGACCAGCTCGGCCGGTGGGTGCGCACGGCGCTGCTGGGCGTCGTCGGCGGCGCGGCCGTCCTGCAGCTGCTCGGCCTGGTCTCGATCCTGGTCGACTCGGACGGCACGCTGGGGCAGGACCGGGGCTGGGCGGCGCTCCTGGCCTCGATCGCCTCGACGCTCCTGGTCGCCGTCATGGCGGCCGGGCCCGCGCTCGGCACGGCGCTGCGCCGTTCGCTCGAGTGGCGGTGGGTGCTGGTGGCGTTCGCCGGCACCGCGGTGTTCCTCTTCGTCTTCTTCGGCCCGATCAACCGCGAGTCCGCGGGTTCGGACTTCCACGCCGCGCTGTCCGTCGGCTCCGGGACCGCCGCTCTCGTGCTCCTGCCCGCAGCGGGCGTGCTCGCGCTCACCGCGGTGACGCGCCGGTTCCTCGCCGCTCCTGCCCCCGACGCCCCCGAACGTGAGTGGTTCGGCGTCGCGTCGCTCGGCTGGCTCGCGCTCGCGGTGGTCGCCGGTGGCTACGCGGTGGTGCAGACGTTCCGCCTGATCGGCGTGCAGCCGTACCTCGACTACACCGGCGACAGCATCGTGTGGGTCGTCGTCATGGTGATCCTGCTCGCGATCGCCGCGGTGGGCTCCGTGGTCGCTCGCACCATGTTCGTCGGGAACCCGGCGTCCGCGCGCGCGACCGCGCTCGGCATCACGGGTGTGGTCGCGGCGTTCGGCCTCACGGCCGTGATCCTCACCGCGTCGCACCACGACTCGTGGTGGCCCGTCGGCTTCGAGCTGCTGCTGATCGCGTTCGGCCTGCCCGCGCTCATCGCCACGGCGCTGCTCGCACCCGCGAGCGTGCGGAGCTGGTTCACGGCGCACGCGGTGCCCCGTGCGCCCCGGCCCGCGTGGCAGGGCGAGGCCCAGCAGCAGGCGGGCTACCCGCAGCAGGGCTACCCGCAGCAGGGCTACCCGCAGCAGCAGGGCTACCCGCAGGCGGCGCCGGCTCCCGTCGCACCGGCACCGGTCGCGCCCGAGCACGCGGCAGCCCAGCCGGTGGCACCGGCGCCCGACGCCGCACCGGTGGACATCCTGACCAAGCACCAGGCGCCCGCGCCGGCCGAGCAGGCACCCGCGCCGGTCGAGCAGGCTCCGGCGCCCGCACCGGCTCCGGTCGAGCAGGCTCCGGCGCCCGCACCGGCTCCGGTCGAGCAGGCGCCCGCACCCGCGCACCCGTTCACGGCGGAGCAGGCGCAGGACCCGGCCACGAGCCTCGACGTGCTGGCCGCGATCGCGGCCCAGGCACCCGAGCTGCGGGTCCACCTCGCGTCGAACCCGTCGACGTACCCGGACCTCGTGGAGTGGCTCGGGCGTCTGGGCGACCCGGAGATCGACGCCGCACTCGCGCGGCGGCGCTGA
- the rlmC gene encoding 23S rRNA (uracil(747)-C(5))-methyltransferase RlmC, which produces MQCSYFDAGACRSCGWMGRPYDEQLAAKAAHARELLADHTGAHWLPPVASAESGFRNKAKMVVAGTREHPTLGILDAAGHGVDLQGCGLYPDGLRAVLPVVQRFVTRAAIEPYDVPARRGELKHVLVTQAEDGALMLRFVLRSQEAVTRIRKHLPALLAELPRLAVVSANILPEHRAVLEGDLEIPLTERQTLTMDVGGVPLHLRPRSFFQTNTAVTAALYAQAAQWVAAAAPTSVWDLYCGVGGFALHLPARDVVGVETSPEAVQSARTSAAQLGRPATFVAADATAWALAQPAAPDLVVVNPPRRGIGPALAAWLERAPVDRVVYSSCNAVSLARDLAAMPSLAVREARVFDMFPQTTHYEVAVLLERV; this is translated from the coding sequence GTGCAGTGCTCCTACTTCGACGCGGGAGCGTGCCGGTCCTGCGGCTGGATGGGCCGCCCGTACGACGAGCAGCTCGCGGCCAAGGCCGCGCACGCGCGTGAGCTGCTCGCGGACCACACCGGTGCGCACTGGCTGCCGCCGGTCGCGAGCGCCGAGTCGGGCTTCCGCAACAAGGCCAAGATGGTGGTCGCCGGTACGCGCGAGCACCCGACGCTCGGCATCCTCGACGCCGCGGGCCACGGCGTCGACCTGCAGGGCTGCGGCCTGTACCCGGACGGCCTGCGCGCGGTGCTGCCCGTGGTCCAGCGGTTCGTGACGCGGGCCGCGATCGAGCCGTACGACGTGCCCGCACGCCGCGGCGAGCTCAAGCACGTCCTCGTCACGCAGGCCGAGGACGGTGCGCTCATGCTGCGCTTCGTGCTGCGCTCGCAGGAGGCCGTGACCCGGATCCGCAAGCACCTGCCGGCGCTCCTCGCGGAGCTGCCCCGGTTGGCCGTCGTCTCGGCGAACATCCTGCCCGAGCACCGGGCGGTGCTCGAGGGCGACCTCGAGATCCCGCTGACCGAGCGGCAGACCCTGACGATGGACGTCGGCGGCGTCCCGCTGCACCTGCGGCCGCGCAGCTTCTTCCAGACGAACACCGCGGTGACGGCCGCGCTGTACGCGCAGGCCGCGCAGTGGGTCGCCGCCGCGGCGCCGACGAGCGTGTGGGACCTGTACTGCGGGGTGGGCGGCTTCGCGCTGCACCTGCCCGCGCGCGACGTGGTGGGGGTGGAGACCAGCCCCGAGGCCGTGCAGAGCGCCCGCACCAGCGCGGCGCAGCTGGGCCGGCCCGCGACGTTCGTCGCGGCGGACGCGACCGCGTGGGCGCTCGCGCAGCCGGCCGCGCCCGACCTCGTGGTGGTCAACCCGCCGCGGCGCGGCATCGGCCCCGCGCTGGCCGCGTGGCTCGAGCGTGCGCCGGTGGACCGGGTCGTCTACTCGTCGTGCAACGCCGTCTCGCTCGCGCGCGACCTCGCCGCGATGCCCTCGCTGGCCGTGCGCGAGGCGCGCGTGTTCGACATGTTCCCCCAGACGACGCACTACGAGGTGGCCGTGCTGCTCGAGCGGGTCTAG